CGATGAGGCTTGAAATCACGAGCGATATGCATACACATAGTAAAAGACCAACTAGTCTTGCAGGGAACCATCGCGGCTTGGTGTATGGCTGGTAACCCACTGGTCTCTCCCTCTGTACAAGAGCTTGATGAGCTGCGGCAAGGTGAGGATGCTGAGGTTCATCTATCACCGCAGGCTCTGGCTCGTTACTCTGGTCCCTCAGTAAATAGGACTGGAGGTCCAGAAACCAGGCAACGACTTTGCACCAACCTCGCAACAAAGCCTTCAGCCAGGTACGGGTGTGTGACTGCTCCAACAACGCGGGAAGAATGACTTGCAGCAACAACAATTCGAGCGATAATTCGCTTACCTAGATAAAATGGTTTTGACagtagaaattgaaaattttgcaaaaaaagatCATTTCTTTAAGTTGCTCAATGAATAACATCAACTGTGATTAGAAAATCGGTGTTTGGTTTACCTGTGCTTCACTCTGGACAGTGACGGTGTAGGGCAGAAATCCCGGCCATCCCCACCTGAGCAGCTTCACTGGCAACCAGAGTACTAGTAGTACGACGGTTCCAAATATGACTGCAGATGCGACGAGTCTTCTGGCGTGTCTGAGCAGTGGTAGATGTATCATCTCTTGGATGGGCGAGAAATCCGGATCATTCAAGTTTCTGAGAAACCAGAGAACCCCTGGCCTCACAACTTCTCTCAGAAGTAGAATGAACGAGGcaaaataatatatgtaaacCATTCCGACAAGCCAGTGAATGAACATTGAAGTTCCAGGCGCCAGCCTGAACGAAGATTCTCTGTCTCTGAGACTGGCGTCAAACATTGCGAGAGAACAGATGTCGAGCCACCAGCCGCACACTAGTGGCAAGACTCCTATCTCTACAACTGACAATAAAGAGACCTTCACGACAACGTAACAAAGGCCTAGAACCCTCTGCGATCGCTGCAAACCTAGAAGAGCTGCCAGTGTGTGCAAAACCACCATAGAAACGGCGATCACACAGTAACCGCAAAGCGTTGTCACGAGTCCCTCGAAATGCGAGGCTGTTACATGCTCTTGTAGACCTAGCCACGCTATTGTGATGTGCCCAATGTGATAAGGGCAGAAGGCAAAAAcctagaatgaaaaatgaattggtGATGTAATTGATTCAAGACATCTCAAACATAGCAATGTTCATCTTCAATCTCTCTATGCTCACCATTATGAACAGAGTGTTCAACGAAACCACCCAGAAAACATGCTCAATGAAAAGAAGCGACCCGTCTAATCCCAACAGTCGCTCCCAAGTTAGTTCCTCGGCTGGTCGATCCCATTCCATGGGATTCCAATTTGCCTCTTCAGCCTCCCCCTGGCCTTGACCTTGTGCTCTCCATCCTGCACCAGCCTGGACATTGGGCTGGGCACCATCTATGCCTGGCTCGTCCCTGGGAGGAAATACtggttcttcttcttcacctcTGAGTGCCCCATCTGGATTCCCTACGTTATTTTCACCAACTTCTGGGTTTAATATATATTCCTCTGGATTTTGGGGAGCATTGTTCAGTATGCCTTCGCCTATGTCGGGATCCAGTGGAATATCATGTTGGTTTTCTGTGAATATTAAAGAAACATTAtcagtatttgaaaaaaaatgttcttgaTCAACAATCGTACAGTAAGATTGTAAGTTGCATCAATTTTAAAAGTAACCTTCGATATTGTGTTGTCTCTCCTGCAAAATGGGAGGTTCTTCAACAAAGGGAGGTACATTATTGTTATCCTGAGCTTGCGGCTGATTATCTGCAGGCTGGTCTTGTCCTGCTTGACCATCCTGCCCATCTCGATGAGGAGGGTTATCAACCGGAGGCAACTGTACATTGTCTCTCTCAAGCCAGTCGGGTCCTCCAGCATGGAGAATTTGTTCACGCAGCCAAATCAGCCCGATGAAACCAAAAAGAGTGCAGGTTACTACGAAGCACCCATGGAACACGTCTGAGGATAAATTTTCTGTCGAAAGCATATCCATCGGCAGCGACattatctgagaaaaaaaatacaatgattttctttttccaaaccATGAGATATTTGGATGGACGTAGATATACTTAGATGACTAACCCGAACTAAATCCAGAGACCCGCTGAAAAGAGTACGATAAGTTCGACAGGCTGTGAGTGGAACAATGCCGAGCCATGCAATGGCGACCAAGGTGTAATGAAGCCAATATTTGACAGCTGTAACGATACTGGAAAGTAGCCCGCCGACAACATCTCGTAGAGGAAGACGTCTGGGCATGTCAGGACTGTAGATAGGCGTGAAGGAGAAGCGGTAGCCACATAATTCACAGTATTCTTTCCGCGAATACCGCATCCACTGCACTAAGCACTCCTGATGTATCCATTTAATACTGCCGGTGCAAATGCATGGATGGAACAGCGGCCTATCCGCCAAACCTTCGGATCTGCAGACCCTGCATATGTCTGACCCTAACATGTCCTCCGTCATGTTGGTTAAGTTATGTTGGTAATATTTACTTCACCACCAATGTAGCTGAAAGGGAAAGTCATTCCTGTGCAAAAAGGCAGTAATACAAATGTCTTATGCTTTGAAAAATACACGGCTGACAGCGCGATTGTAAATGTCGTAACTTAACTCGAGGAAATGATTTCTCTTGAAAGTGCGTTATACCAAGTGATATATTCGACGGTAATAATAGCGGAATTTGGCGCATCGTCAGTGGGGTTAAGGGCGGATTGAATGTCACAAAAACATCAAGATATTGCCGagtgtatatatttacgttGTTACGTAACGAACGGTAAGAGGATACCTTCGTATTCTGCTACTCGTATCATGAGAAATGTGCCTTAAAAACGAGTCCTAGAATGTAAGTCGGAGGTGATGTGTAGGCGATGGTATTTTCGTCGTCAAAACATCGGTTCATATTGCAATAATAAAACTATATATTCATCGCTGCGTGTAGTGTAAAGATACGTTATGAGAGCTCTTACTCACGTATGTGTctacgtatattgtatatacgaatattttactttcttctCGTACCAAATTGTGGAACAAAATCGAAAACTATTGATGGACCATAAATGTCGTGACAAAATATCTACTGCTATTTCCAGCTGCTTCTCTCCTCTCACTTGCAGTCGTACCAACCAATCGCGAATGTAGTTGTAGGAACAAAAAACGTCCGTGAAATCGCACTTCCTTTTAACTTCCTCGTCGCGTCGTATGGGTTCGTGGCGCACCCAATCAGAAATAAGTTACATGTTTGCCTGTTCACCTCTAGAGCGGTACCATGCAATATGAGAAAGAAACACGCGGACATCACATACGCGGATGAACAGATTGAACAAGATTTTGAAGGTTATCAACACCAAGGCCGGTTGCTTCAGGGAGAATAGGTTATCAAGCTTGAATGGACGTCGATGAGAAATCACACAAGAAGGAAGCGGGGCGTAAAAAAAGACGACGTAGTGATAAACAGGAGCAGGTTGTCGAGGACCAACAGTCGAAGCcaggaaaacgaaaaaaggcAGTGACTGATCCTGTGTTTGAAATCGAGTCGAAGAAATTGCGTCCGAGGTACGCTCTGTTTTTATTAGTAACTAGTTATTGAGAAAGAATCGTTCTCCAAAACTGTACTGACGATAGTGATAAGTGTAATAAGCGAACTTCTACTTTCagcaaagaaattgaaaacgatGACGAGGCTCGAGTATCGACTGAAGAAAGTCCCGCAAAGGAACCTAAGGAACCTTCTAAAAGACAGATGAAGAAGGAGAAGCTGCAGAGGAAAATTGCTGAGCAAAAAGAATCTAGTAAATTAGAAGCAGCTCAAAAAGCGATCACTTATATATCTAAGGTACCTGCGATAgcctataatttttttatgtaattagTCCTAAGAAGGTGCCCTAGTTGATTTTGACATTGCCTTATAAATCTTCATATATCAAGTttcacgtatctcaaacgcaaaaaatatatatatatattgtcgtcgaaatcgaccagggcaccccCTTAATGTTCCTATAGAACTTAATTTAACTTACAGTGGAAGCATGCGAAGAGCGACtggaagtttgaaaaactaaGACAGATATGGCTGATGGACCATTTGCTCGATCACAATTCAGTGCCAGACTCGATATTTCCTATAGCTTTGGAATATTTTGAAGGTTGCAAAGGAATGGCAAGGCAACAGCTAGTTAAAAAAATGATGCAAGTAGTAAAGAAAGTCGAGGAACAGGTGGCCAGCAATGAAGATGAAACTGAGGCTACAGCCACTTCGGAATACCTGAGAGCTAGACAAATCCTTCAAGCACTCCCCACAGAGGCTTGAAAGATGATACaagattttcactttttattgAAACTTTTAGGCCTATGGGGGCTCTTATActatttggtaaattttttttataccagaTATTGATAGCAGtgacgtaatttttttgactACCTAATTTcacacatatttatttttatcggtaATGAGTGAGTGAATGTGAGTGAAAATCTAGTTGCGatagtttcttcttttttccttttcttttaatAACGTAACATGTAATGTTGACGTGTATAAtcattaaataaattcatataCATTGTTTACAATAGCTAATTACATTTAGTCATATGAAAAGCCAGAGCATTTTTAAGGACTACGGTTTAAAAGAATTTACGCATTTATTAATGATGATTATTTTGCATCAGCATACTTATTGACGAACTGTCGTAGTTTATCCGTATCTTGAAGTCCAACTATTCTCTCCAGAACCTTACCATCCTTCATAGCAATGAGGACCGGGACGGATTCaacctatttttttttgagcgGGTGATAGCAAAACGTGTGAGTATAATTCATCGCTTCAAACtagtgtaaataaatacattgaGGTAAAAACTTGACCAAACCTCGTAGTCCAAGGCAAGATCGGTGTTTTCGTCAATATCAACTTTGGCCAGTACAATTTTTCCTTGCTTTTCGGCAATTACAGATTCTAATCTGGGTGTCAGCATTCGGCACGGATTACACCATCTGttcaaaaacaaattgaaataagtgAGTTGATATGAAGTGCATTTTGGTTTGCAACTGTTGCACTCTCAGAGGTTTCTTCTTAACCAAAAACTTAAGCTCCatacaattttaaaatcaactGCATATATGATGTGGCAATAATTATATCCAACATAACACGATTAGGTGATGTTGGAATTATTCTCAGAGTATCACAAGGAAATTTTGATTGCGCTACGAATcaacaaattgaatttgacaTGTAATCAGGAAATAATTCTTTAGACAACAGTTAATTTGAGTTTCTTAGATCGCGAGTTTTAGATTCTTAGTCGAATTCACTGATTTCTAGACTCTCAAGGTTTAAACGACCTTGATTTTTAATGCTTCCATAACCTAAAACCCAGGGAAGACATGAGACTGTCCTGAGGGACTTACGTCGCGAAGAAGTCGATGATCACCGGGATTTTCGAGTTCTTAACACGGTCGTTGAAATCCTTTGGATCTTGAACAGTGAAAGCAGCCTGAACGGCGGGTTCTTGAGCCGGAGCATTTGCAAAGCCTCGTTTGACAGCGTTAGACAAGATCCTGGTTCCACCGCGTAGCATGTTTTAGcctagaaataaaatatgatgtGACGATCAACTTAGTATGCGATTAATTGATAATGGCAGGTGATCGCTGCCAAGTATTCTATCGAGTAATTTGAAATGTATCGGTATTTGTCTACGAGACGCATCAAATCACCTGAGTTCTTGATTGAATCTGAACGATGAATAATGCGATTTGCGGGTTGGATCCCTGACACTGCTACCAACATTTCGCCATCgtgaaaataaagtaatttCTTACGTAACCATTTTTGAAGTTTGGAGGAAATTCTActgttaatttaaaaaaaaagaagctttAGATTAAACAAATAATCGAGAAGTACGCCGTCctggaataaatattttccttaaTTTGTTCATTAATATGTAGGTATATCTATAGAATTTTGTTACTTgaacatttgtttttattttaattgtatATCTATAAGTTATATtcttattgaaatttgattatgTAAGCACGTGGAATAGTTCGagattttttatcatccaacgAGCGGCAGGGTGGCGGGAAGACGGGTGAGGCCGCAACCGTCCGCTTGCTAACTTGGGGTTCCGAATATACTTATAAATCACATACTAAATACGAAACACGGActtcgaaattttcttttccattccATTTTCATTCTTGATAATACCGGAATTATTTCTCTGGAAATTACTGAAATCTtagcttatatatatatacctatatacacacacacacacacatatacacctatatataGCTGGTCTTGTAATctctaataaataaaataatctacTTTAATCGAGTCTTCGGATTTGCAGGAATTTGGAGAAGcaaggaattgaaaaaagtaaaaataatttgactgagcaataataattataattcacaATAGGAACAAAAAACTTTGTTTGCCTCGTTACTGGTAGGAATATTAAACATTAGTCAGTAATCGTCTTTGTATTCGGTTGTGCTTAATCCAACACTGCTTAAGACCTATCCATAATTCTCTAAAGCCACCTTTAGTCCCTCCTCGTTTCTTGCTGTAAATATTCAAGTAGATTCCAAGAACGACGATCAGGCCAGACCACACATATTGGAAGGTGAATGGTTTGTAAAAGAACATAAAGCTAATCAAAATCGATATCGCTTTTCTGCATGTTGTAACAGTTGCTGCAACGAATGCTCCGCAGCATTGGACCAGAGTCAAAACAATCTGTATGCCCAAGTAACCGGACAGTGAAAAGAGCAGGCCAAGTCCATACGTTTCAATAGGATGCTGAAAcaagtaataatatatataaaaatgaacCAAAAAGAAGAGTAACGACATCCACAACAATCTTTAAATTGGgttgaatgtttttttaccTCGGCACAGAAAGAAGCACCCGTCTGTAGGTCGGATATTGTCAACAGTATCAGGAATAAGTAGACGAATCCAATGCTGTACGAGAATAGGACAACCTCAGTGTTCGACGCCTTGTGCTCGCGCATGGCCTTCTCCTGAATGTTTCCTATAGCCGCATCACATAACAGGGCACAACTGATCATCATGATGCCGACTGGATCGAATCGAGGGGAAATTATACTGTCGGCAACTGTGAAGAGCGCTAAGCCTATGCACATCAGAATTGCAGCGAGAAAATCCAAGGGGCCGTATTTTTTGCCCTGTATCAGGATACTGCCTATTAGGACTGGGACTAGCTTGCAGCATTTGAATATCACCTAAAGGACATAATTCACAAACGTTTTATAAAGTTAATTGTTATTTGCTTTGCAATCACAAAATTGTTAAATGATTATTTCTCTCAAAAAATAGTCAAATATGCCAATATTCGATAAAACATTTGATACAATAATTCACTGAAAAAAGAGTTACTATTATCATAAATTCTTTCAGCAATTGAGTTCAACTTGAGTGAAGCTAAATAGTGGACATGCAATTGCAACTGAGGAAAAGAATTACTGGCTGTCAGTCAATCTTGCATTAATTTTTACCTGTGTCGGATAATTCAAATATCCTAATGAGGAATTAGAGAATCCCATAGTGCCAAGGGTAAGGAGAGCAAGTAGTAAATAAGTGCCCAAAGGTATTCTTCGAGTGACTCCTTTTATCCGACATTCGATCCATccaaaaattgtataatatccAAATTGGATGAGAGTGAGGTACCAACCGAACGGTTGGAATCCATCGAGGGTAAATATCCGCTCCTGTGAAGTatgaaaattgtatcaaaAGGTACTAACCCATATTATGCATTTTGTGAAAATAGATTGCTACCTGTAAATATCCgtataaaagataaaaaacgaaaaccccaGTGGTGCACCATAGAAGTTGGGCCTTCTGGCTAGCGTTAGTTAAATCAAAgcacaaaattttgatctcCCTTTTATCGCCCTGTTTTCTTAGGCTACTGTTCAAATTCTCTATGTGTACGGTTTTAAAATCCATTGCAATGAGCGGGTATCAAGTCGCCGTATACGAGCGTGTGACACTTCGTGGCAACGTCAAAGAGAGCTGTTCAAGAGATTCTCAGATTTTAATCAACTGAACGTCAAGCGTGTTCATATTTTTCGTCAACACTTGAACCGATTGTTTGCTTTTAACACGAGCATTCATAACTCGCTGACACGTGttacgtatgtgtgtataatacgctgtatatacataatttacAAATGTAATTTACATAATTTCCATTCCCTATTATTTTGACAGTTGTACCGTAGCGCACATACAAATGTTGCACGTCGCACAGATCCGCCGCCGCTCCACGCCGCTCATCGCTTCCGCATACCCTTCGATTAGGTGGAAATGTGAGCTAAGGTCGTAGGCAAAATTCGCGGATTCTCTATCCTTTTTTACGGACTTACGATAGAAAAGGACACGCATGCATCTGGCAAATTACCCTAGCGTTCAATACGCGTTGAATGCGATTAGTTTGCCAATGCATTAGGCGAAAATAATATacttgccaatttttttgaaacgttgaaaagGTACAGGCGTTGAGTTTCTGGTTGACcgaataattaatatgttGAAACTGTTGGGTATTCTAAAACAGGGCGTAACTTCCAGAAGTTTTGACGTATTCTAAGTTTGAAAACGATTcaaatatgcaaaaaataattaaaaacataGTGTACAAACTTCTGATTTACCGACCGGCACTTCGTCTGGAAGATGGAATCAAATATTGCCTAGAGTTAACTCTTCTCCGTAGTATAGGTCCCGGGTGATTCAAGGCTGCCAACGTGAGCAAAGAAAATCATGATTGAAAGATATTATGGTAGTCAACTCTCTTATATTCATATTCGATGGTGCCACGGAGCGCTCGAGTAGTATAAGCTGCCGAGTGAAGTTTGCTCCTTCTTCGATATCGTTATTCACgggtcgaaatttttttacggagTTAAAAGTCATATTTACAAGGGATTAACATTAGTCATTTAAATGAACATCGGGTATTCGAGTGTGAAGAGAGGGCGGGAAGGAGGTAATTCGTCGGTGTAATGTGCGTGCAAGTTTTCGGCTAACGACGGATAGGTTAAAACAGAGCGCAtactagaaatattttttcgctaCTGCTTCTTCTTAAGAAAAGTTTCGGGTTTTTAAACGATTGCACTTTGAGGTGGTAACAGTGCGATGCAGGGGGCAGTCGCTCGGTGAGTTTTGTACTTTTCTGTTGTGTAGCCACACGGCACCCACGGCACACATCACAACCGCTCGGGAGAATCGACAGAAGCTGGGGTCAGCTTCGTGTTCGAGATATCAAGTCCAATGATCGTTCACTCGAGATAGCAGTTAATTCTCGAGCGTGGGACAGTAGAAGATCCGCGAATATCCGTGCTTAACGGATTATACCAGAAAGAAAGGAGTCGGGaaggaaggagagagagagagacagagtgagagaaagaaaagggaGAATTTCCTTGctaagaaaaaagtaatatgTAACAATAATCAGTCTCGATAAAAAGTGTCCGTCCTTTGACATCGCGAGTGTGTGAACGTCGTGAGAAAATAGAATGaagtaaagtaaagtaaatCAGCTAAGCCGGAGAGAGGAAATTTTAATGGCGATCGGTTTAACGTGTTGTGActttttaccaaatttcaacATCGGCTCAATTCGTCGGTGAGAATCGGAACCTGATGTGTCCCCACCCATGTTTGTGAATGAATAATCATGTACTGTCAAGATAAGGGCTCAGTCGCCTCGAAAAGCAAAGAAGGTAAGTCTACCGCACTTGGCGAACTTTGCCGACGAGCACGACCGAGTTTCCTGCAATTTTCCCGGCTGCGATAGTTCGtgtgttgtttgttttttttttttttctgtattgtTTTCTCGATATATTCTTCTTCGATCGTTATTTACCGTCCCGCTAATCTGCTAAAATCAACggttaatttctttttttattttatacctccTTGCCCTTTGTCCGTCACCGACAACGGCAACGAGCGAAAGGCCAGGAGGGGGGAAAACAGAACTAGACGGACGTCAAGTGCCCCGTAAAATGCGGGGGTGGATGACTGGACTAGGTGACTGGACTTGAGAAGGAGACAGCCGGCCAGCCAGGGCATTTCTCGAATACCTTCAAACTCACGCGAACCTTAATTAACAAGATCCGTAAAAAACATTTCCCTACGCTCGATTGACTAGACGTCAAAAGGACGCCGTCGCTTCTCGCGCGTGTTTTTCTACTCACacataaaatttcaatgcGACAGACTTGATCGCGTTCTGTCATCTCGTAGTATCGAATACCGATTGATTGTTAGAGGAACAAATCTCTAACGtgacaattgatttattaaaCTTTGCTTGGCATGATACAGGctaattttcataattcataTCACCTACGATTTATTGTCGAGCACTAAATTGGACTGGACTATTCAGCTCTCTTAACGTTATCAAGATTGAGGGCAGGGGCAGGGGGAAGAGCACTGGCATGCCGTTTGTGCAAGTGGTGAATGACGTCACTGTGTATAGTGAATGCTTGTGTGATGGTCAAGCGGTACGATGAGTCGTTCATATGACGTAGTTCTCTGTCATTTCTCAGTATGCGTGCTATAA
The Neodiprion fabricii isolate iyNeoFabr1 chromosome 5, iyNeoFabr1.1, whole genome shotgun sequence genome window above contains:
- the LOC124182443 gene encoding thioredoxin, mitochondrial → MLRGGTRILSNAVKRGFANAPAQEPAVQAAFTVQDPKDFNDRVKNSKIPVIIDFFATWCNPCRMLTPRLESVIAEKQGKIVLAKVDIDENTDLALDYEVESVPVLIAMKDGKVLERIVGLQDTDKLRQFVNKYADAK
- the LOC124182412 gene encoding E3 ubiquitin-protein ligase MARCHF6; amino-acid sequence: MTEDMLGSDICRVCRSEGLADRPLFHPCICTGSIKWIHQECLVQWMRYSRKEYCELCGYRFSFTPIYSPDMPRRLPLRDVVGGLLSSIVTAVKYWLHYTLVAIAWLGIVPLTACRTYRTLFSGSLDLVRIMSLPMDMLSTENLSSDVFHGCFVVTCTLFGFIGLIWLREQILHAGGPDWLERDNVQLPPVDNPPHRDGQDGQAGQDQPADNQPQAQDNNNVPPFVEEPPILQERQHNIEENQHDIPLDPDIGEGILNNAPQNPEEYILNPEVGENNVGNPDGALRGEEEEPVFPPRDEPGIDGAQPNVQAGAGWRAQGQGQGEAEEANWNPMEWDRPAEELTWERLLGLDGSLLFIEHVFWVVSLNTLFIMVFAFCPYHIGHITIAWLGLQEHVTASHFEGLVTTLCGYCVIAVSMVVLHTLAALLGLQRSQRVLGLCYVVVKVSLLSVVEIGVLPLVCGWWLDICSLAMFDASLRDRESSFRLAPGTSMFIHWLVGMVYIYYFASFILLLREVVRPGVLWFLRNLNDPDFSPIQEMIHLPLLRHARRLVASAVIFGTVVLLVLWLPVKLLRWGWPGFLPYTVTVQSEAQVSELSLELLLLQVILPALLEQSHTRTWLKALLRGWCKVVAWFLDLQSYLLRDQSNEPEPAVIDEPQHPHLAAAHQALVQRERPVGYQPYTKPRWFPARLVGLLLCVCISLVISSLIAMTLPVWLGRRVMALWMVGAPAPSPPVMAPTVAATDGGEAVVTLSGRVHEVYTVACGTYVCWAAARGLALALSWLPRGRRAVLDRIKHWAVLGLKASVAFVLLVGVIPLLFGLLLELVVVVPLRVPLEQNPILFVWQDWALGVLYTKIATAVTMMGPEWRLRLAIERAYNDGIREMDLKFVVTELAAPVICCFGLALAIPYAVAYGIIPLFVANLQTQILIARRLYPFLLLVNLVCILISFQVRQFKKLYEHIKNDKYLVGQRLVNYEHRNKAQQQQQQQQRSS
- the LOC124182441 gene encoding uncharacterized protein C7orf50 homolog; translated protein: MDVDEKSHKKEAGRKKRRRSDKQEQVVEDQQSKPGKRKKAVTDPVFEIESKKLRPSKEIENDDEARVSTEESPAKEPKEPSKRQMKKEKLQRKIAEQKESSKLEAAQKAITYISKWKHAKSDWKFEKLRQIWLMDHLLDHNSVPDSIFPIALEYFEGCKGMARQQLVKKMMQVVKKVEEQVASNEDETEATATSEYLRARQILQALPTEA
- the LOC124182438 gene encoding adenosine 3'-phospho 5'-phosphosulfate transporter 2, whose protein sequence is MDFKTVHIENLNSSLRKQGDKREIKILCFDLTNASQKAQLLWCTTGVFVFYLLYGYLQERIFTLDGFQPFGWYLTLIQFGYYTIFGWIECRIKGVTRRIPLGTYLLLALLTLGTMGFSNSSLGYLNYPTQVIFKCCKLVPVLIGSILIQGKKYGPLDFLAAILMCIGLALFTVADSIISPRFDPVGIMMISCALLCDAAIGNIQEKAMREHKASNTEVVLFSYSIGFVYLFLILLTISDLQTGASFCAEHPIETYGLGLLFSLSGYLGIQIVLTLVQCCGAFVAATVTTCRKAISILISFMFFYKPFTFQYVWSGLIVVLGIYLNIYSKKRGGTKGGFRELWIGLKQCWIKHNRIQRRLLTNV